One region of Eupeodes corollae chromosome 1, idEupCoro1.1, whole genome shotgun sequence genomic DNA includes:
- the LOC129939592 gene encoding probable histone-lysine N-methyltransferase set-23, which yields MFTSFSMMQAKDKMTTNFPATGPAHHEAIKDQQRQRSELKDDYDHENVEIEYVIENVLFERQEQEQHHHQHQHMQPSSDTIEYVEYESLSDAYNSFLLNSCSCAMTTMTNNTSSSSSTSSSVESGTSGESACGTYATCPHGGNYISSRTELVLNPERHSKDLIYECSVSCKCDPASCDNRLVQFGPRVGLEIIASKLLHKQYALRTNAPIPRGAFICEYAGELLTRTEAQRRMKDYERRRRRVEHGGVVDVSEPMDCNKMNYVLCLNEYSLDGENASTSTSTSTSSATTRTKSLQQTFVDPRLRGNIGRYLNHSCQPNCEILSVRVDCPIPKIAIFAKRDIQAGEELCFHYGNGGGGGLNVDRGGVGVGGGGVHQSKNDANAMQVNKSTPCLCGSNNCENFLPNLEF from the exons ATGCAAGCAAAAGATAAAATGACCACCAATTTCCCTGCCACTGGTCCAGCCCACCACGAAGCGATTAAGGACCAACAACGGCAACGAAGCGAACTGAAAGATGACTACGACCACGAAAATGTCGAAATTGAATACGTAATCGAAAATGTCCTCTTCGAACGTCAGGAACAGGAACAGCAccatcatcagcatcagcacATGCAACCATCATCTGATACCATTGAATATGTTGAATATGAAAGTCTTTCAGATGCATACAATTCGTTTCTCCTGAACTCTTGCTCTTGtgcgatgacgacgatgacgaataatacgtcgtcgtcgtcgagtaCATCATCATCTGTAGAATCGGGAACGTCAGGAGAAAGTGCCTGTGGCACTTACGCAACATGCCCACATGGTGGCAATTACATTTCATCACGCACCGAACTTGTCCTTAATCCAGAACGCCATAGCAAGGATCTCATATATGAGTGTTCGGTTTCTTGTAAATGTGATCCGGCTTCCTGTGACAACCGGCTTGTCCAGTTCGGGCCTCGTGTGGGCTTAGAGATAATTGCCTCGAAACTGCTGCATAAACAATATGCCTTGCGAACCAATGCTCCCATTCCACGTGGAGCGTTTATTTGTGAGTATGCTGGTGAGTTACTTACTCGAACAGAAGCCCAACGAAGAATGAAGGACTACGAACGTCGCCGTCGTCGGGTGGAGCACGGAGGAGTCGTCGATGTTTCAGAACCGATGGATtgcaataaaatgaattatgtTCTCTGTCTGAATGAATATTCATTAGATGGTGAAAATGCATCAACCTCTACCTCTACCTCCACCTCCAGTGCGACTACAAGGACCAAGTCCTTGCAACAGACGTTTGTTGATCCACGTCTCCGAGGAAATATCGGAAGGTATCTGAATCACAGTTGCCAACCAAATTGTGAGATATTAAGCGTCCGCGTGGATTGCCCGATACCAAAAATag CAATTTTTGCCAAACGAGATATCCAAGCCGGAGAAGAGCTTTGCTTTCATTATGGCAATGGTGGAGGTGGGGGCTTGAACGTTGATAGAGGTGGCGTCGGCGTCGGTGGCGGTGGTGTGCATCAAAGTAAAAACGATGCAAATGCTATGCAAGTAAATAAGTCGACTCCTTGCCTCTGTGGATCTAACAATTGCGAAAATTTTCTGCCGAATTTGGAATTCTGA
- the LOC129939168 gene encoding lysophospholipase-like protein 1, with amino-acid sequence MKLVKKTINQTGPKHSATVIFFHGSGDTGSNLVEWVRFLLGKDLEFPHIKVIYPTAPLQPYTPLEGELSNVWFDRRSITIDARENRKSLASIYETVHELINEEENLGIPAERIIVGGFSMGGALALHTAYHLNTDLAGVFACSSFLNRDSIVYDSLKNRTKSGTDLPELKMFHGSRDSLVPLKWGEESFEELTKLEVKGEFSVLKNTLHELKKREILDIQDWISTKLPPLANDLQNKL; translated from the exons ATGAAGCTGGTTAAAAAAACCATCAACCAAACTGGGCCGAAGCATTCGGCTACTGTGATTTTCTTCCACGGCTCTG GCGACACGGGATCGAATCTTGTCGAATGGGTTCGTTTCTTGCTGGGCAAGGACCTAGAGTTTCCACACATAAAAGTCATCTATCCCACTGCCCCCCTACAGCCATACACGCCACTTGAGGGTGAG CTGTCCAATGTTTGGTTCGATCGCCGTTCCATTACCATTGATGCCCGTGAAAACAGAAAGAGTCTTGCGTCTATCTATGAGACAGTTCATGAACTAATCAACGAGGAAGAGAATCTAGGAATTCCAGCCGAAAGAATCATTGTTGGAGGATTCTCGATGGGAGGTGCTCTGGCTCTACACACTGCCTACCATTTGAACACAGACTTGGCGGGCGTGTTTGCTTGTTCGTCATTCCTAAATCGTGATTCCATTGTTTATGATTCATTGAAAAATCGAACGAAATCCGGTACAGATTTGCCAGAACTTAAAATGTTCCATGGTAGCAGAGATTCATTGGTGCCTTTGAAATGGGGAGAGGAGTCATTTGAAGAGTTGACAAAGTTGGAAGTGAAAGGAGAGTTCTCCGTTCTCAAAAATACACTGCATGAACTGAAGAAACGTGAGATTTTAGATATCCAAGATTGGATCAGCACCAAACTGCCGCCTTTGGCCAACGATTTACAAAATAAGTTATAG